The genomic segment TTAGCTAGcttgagttaggtccaaattTTAATCTTAACGATTGTCAAAAACGTATTGGATTATCATTTTCCGGTTTTGCTTTTTCTTGCAACGTAGtatgtaaaaaaataaatctttACACTTTGCATCGTTTGTGTGCGAGGATTGAATGTGctatatatgattttgttgcTTGCTGCATAATTTTCCTacatttttatctttaatatagATGTTTGTTATACCTTTGCATATTTAATGAGTAACCATCTAGATTAGCACTGATTACTGAAAATTTGAATTTCAAGATGATTAATGCTCAGTTTTTCGTGTCGGGAAAATTGATAGTACTCTAAAAATCCCTTGAAAATTTAGTTGAATAGTCGAATTGGAGATCTTCTAGCTATTTAAGAaggtaaatattaaaatttcttGTATGCCAAAAGGTTCACGGCTCAAAGGTGTTGTAATGTCATCTTTCACGCCTTTGTTTGTTGACGTTTTTTTTCCATCAACATGCAAGCTGACCTGCACAGCTAGTGCTTTGAATTCCTTGAGTTATCTCTTCTATTTCATCCATTATTATGTGTAAATAGGTTGATTAAATCTAACCCACACCTCTTCTTTTGAATGGTGTGCAAAGGATATTGCCCCCTTAGTCACTAGTTATGAAAACAAGTATGTATTGCTTCCTTCTCATTTTCCTACGGGTCTTTGAGTTTCTTCTCTTTGATCTGTTTTCTGGTTGATAAAGGTCTAAACTTTAAAttctattttaaatatttttaatgccTAGTTTGTATCTTTCCCGTCATATAAAGTCATGTTGGGAGAAACTAACTTGAAGTATCTAAATCCAATATCCAATGGTTTACTGCATTTGTTTGTGGTTTGTGACTTCAAGCTTATTGTCCTTCCTAAAGTGGTTTCTGTTTGCTTTTGTTGGAAATAGAAATCAATTGCTTCTCCAGGTCGGGGAATCCTAGCAATAGATGAATCAAATGCTACCTGCGGAAAGCGCTTGGCTTCCATTGGACTTGACAACACGGAAACCAACAGGCAGGCATATAGGCAACTTCTACTGACCACTCCTGGCCTAGGTGATTATATTTCTGGCTCTATTCTCTTTGAGGAGACACTTTACCAATCAACAACAGGTGGGAAAAAAATTGTGGATTGTTTGCGTGATGAGAATATCGTACCTGGCATCAAAGTTGATAAGGTGAGCTTTTATCGAAATTCATTTTGGTTCGACATTTACTACTAGAAACCCCTAGATGATGTTTGGCATAACTGTTCGTGCTGCCTACAAAATACTTTGTGATGCTACGACCACTTTGTTATCTCTTACTTTCTGTGTTTCCTTTTGTTTTATTTGACAGGGTTTGGTTCCTCTACCAGGATCAAACAATGAATCTTGGTGCCAGGGTTTAGACGGATTGGCGTCTCGCTCTGCAGAATACTATAAGCAAGGGGCTCGTTTTGCAAAATGGTATTGCATTTCGTCCTAAAGtcaattttgaatcataaaCACAATCTTTGTTATTTACCACCCTTTTTCCTTTGCATCCAAATAATTTAGGAGAACTGTTGTGAGCATTCCATGTGGTCCCTCTGCGTTGGCTGTTAAAGAAGCAGCTTGGGGTCTTGCTCGTTATGCTGCCATTTCTCAGGTACTTTTTCAAATGTCAATTACACCTATTTTTCAATTCCATCTTTTTTATGATATACTCAACTGTGAAGCTAAGAAAACTAGACGTATTTTTGTGTCTCAAAAAATGGTAGAAAAATGAGGTAATATTATCCGTTTTGTATGCAGGATAATGGTCTTGTGCCGATTGTTGAACCTGAGATTCTTCTTGATGGGGACCACCCGATCGAGAGGACTCTTGAAGTGGCAGAGAAAGTTTGGGCTGAGGTCTTCTACTACTTGGCAGAGAATAATGTCGTCTTTGAAGGGATTTTACTTAAACCTAGCATGGTAACTCCTGGTGCTGACCACAAAGAGAAGGCTTCTGCAGAAACCATCGCCAAATACACACTCACTATGCTCAAAAGAAGAGTGCCTCCTGCTGTTCCAGGAATCATGGTACTAACTCATGCACTTGATAGTGATCACAACTACTTCCCTGCTGTTTCTTGTTTTCatgtagattttttttttctttttgtacttttttgttcaaattatttcatggtCCTTGTTCTACATAGGGTGCTGGTGATCTAAGGGATGGTTATTTCTTTGGTAACCGAATAAGTTGTTTTGGCTTACTGTTCAGTTCATACTGGGATCAGAAGTTCATTTACGGTTTGTTTATGTTGTTTAATCAAGTTGTGAACACTGGTAATTATGATTCTTTAAAAGCCTAGATACCAAATTGTTTACTAACATTAGCAaatgtattaattaatttaaccaCTAAGTCATCTTTATAATGAGTTTATGAGGCTTATTTGGTTGTTTTCACACAACAGTGAACAAATTCAAGAATAATTGCTACAGCTTGAAACGAATATTGCATGAGAAATAAATCTTATCGTTGCATATTTTTCTTCGTTGATCTGTCAAAGCCACCGTTTATATTTATGCTTGTATTGGACCATACACAATTCTAAGTATTTTTCATCTTCTAGTTCTTGTCAGGAGGACAATCTGAAGTAGAAGCGACATTGAACCTCAATGCGATGAACCAAAGTCCCAACCCGTGGCACGTTTCCTTCTCCTATGCTCGAGCGTTGCAGAACAGTGTCCTAAAGACATGGCAAGGACGGCCAGAAAACATAGAGGCTGCGCAGAAATCTCTTCTGGTGCGCGCAAAGGCAAACTCCTTGGCCCAGCTAGGAAAATACTCAGCCGAGGGTGAGAGTGAGGAGGCTAAGACGGGAATGTTCGTCAAAGGTTACACGTACTAAGTGCATCCTCGGTGGTAAAGCTGCATTTAATGCTAGGTTTTTGGTGTTTACTTAGTGGAGCCTTTTGCTAGATTTGGGCGCTAAGGAGATCGCATACAAGAgcttgtttttcttttcttctttcctTTTGTATTGGCTTTTTTAGTGTTAAATATCTATGCTTGAATAATCTTAATAAAGCAACTGGTGCAGTGCTATTGATTTTTCCTTATAAAGGCGGACTCGGTCGAGTTTGTAGCTGCAGGTGGAGTTGATGACTTACTGGTTTTGTAAACTGAATGATGCCTATATGGCTATTGGGGTAATGTTTGAGAGACTGGATTCTATATTTTTCATCATTTATAACAATTGGAGTGTAATAATTGTCTATCCGGGTTTGTTTtgtggtttaaaatatttgagttacatCATTGCCACCAACTATAACGTTTGTTAAACTGCAAGCGATCGATCCTCACAATTGATATCAAAGCCAGGTCATTTGTTCACGTCTTTCAAGAAGCATATTTATATACTTATCGGTGGGGAAATGTTGGGTTAAGCATTAAGATGAGTCAAGCTGTTGAGGTTGCACCGTTTGATTTAGTTGGTTACGTGGGTAATATAAAATTGATGTCATATCTTAACTGGTAATACTGGCTCGGTTGGGGGGACATGATCGACGGTAAAGAAAAATAAGATTGATATCTAAGTGATATGAGACAACACCAACAGATAGACACGCACATACGCAGACTCATTGGCCTAAAAGTTCGACCCATTAGCACCCAAATAGGTGAATTATCGCTACCATaagtataagaaaataaagttgtgCGCGGGCTTACATAGCTTTTGACCTATTGGTACGTGTTTGCTCTTAAAAATAACTCTTTTTACCATATTTTTTATAACGCATAATCGCTATTTTTTATGTGCATTGATTAAACATCCGACTAATGTAATAATCTGTAAAACATGTTAGTCAGATGAATCAAATAAATAACATTGTACAAATAATTAATTTGCAACATTTTTTTTGGAGCaagttttaagatttttatatcTTTGAATATCTAGGAAGGGctccttaaaataaattagcaGCCCAATTCTAATAATTATATTACAAtattcatttaatttaattaaactacATTAAAATTCAGGGCCTCGGCACGGATCGTTCGATCCTACCTGTGGGGGCACTACCCCCACATGATTTAGATGGTCCAGATTTAGCCACatttgtgattttaaaaaaaaatagtggaCCTCATGTATTTATGGCTAAATCTGAACCCTGGATCTATATGAGGCACTGCCCCCACATGTACGGTGATATTCCCCTCGGCACCAGCATCTCATCAATGctacatttttttttacaattttcaaaaataattaattgggaAGAAATCAATCAGACTTCAAGGTCCACGGACTTCAACGTCCTGCTATTTCCTAATATTTAATGATGAAATTAAGTagttttcatttcatttttttaaaaaaattaaataaaatatatataataaataatcacacacacacacatatatatgtatatatatttttcgagTGTAAAAAATATGATGAGTAGTTACCATATATTTGTatgcaattttaaaaattgtatgctttttaaaagtaaataaaaaaaattgatagtaGTAATAAAAGAGTAAAGGGCGTGTCCTGGAAATGCAACATTGATTTGGCTGTCGGAATCATGTAATTGATTAGGTtaataattttgagagaaatggAATCTATCCCATATGAGTTGGAGACATCTTGGGAAATTATGCTTCTTCATGTCCTCTTCCCCCTTACACTACTCATCTTTttattacacacacacacacataaaatTGTAGCTCTTATCCTTCTTTCTTCCATGGTTCTCAGAATGTGCACTGCAagattgattgattgattgattgattgaagggaaatataaatcatttaaatgttggaacattttaaaaagtatcacaaaatttaatttatcaatATATTTGTTTTGACGAAATCACATGGCCTGCATTATGATTTTCGACCTAATCCAACACAATGTGTGACACCACATTTTGTACTCAACACTGTGTTTGCTAGGGTGTGTTGGCCACCATTACAGTCCATACCACTAATCCATTTTTCATTTGAATTGACACTAAAGCTCAGGGGGaccccttcttctttttttcttcttaaaaaaaaaacttgtttgTGAGTTGAAATGTGTGGATCTTTGCTAGTGACGAAACCCTATCCAATGacatgtttaattatttattgtaaTGTGTCAAATTATAATGATAGAAAAAAAGTTGGCAATAAGtcgatttcatgaaatttataTACGGGTTCAAACTCGATCATTTTTTTAGGAAGTATTAAAGACATATTACCCAACAATCATgggttttttttagatttacaGGCACGCTAAAAATCATGCTCTATAAGCTTTTTTTTAACTTCATGTACAtgtcaaaataataaaacaaaaagaGAGATATCTACGATTTAGTGAAAATTGGAGAATAAGAAGTTTTGCTGGTCTAACATAGATATgttctgtttttacttttctcAAGCATGGAGTTACATATTGACATAAAATTGAATGATCAAATCTGGATATCCATTGAAAATTGTAAATGATGTACGAAAGATTTGAAACAGGAAATTATGCTCATGTGGAAACAATGCAAACATTAATTAAGTTGATGGGACTTTCCAAATTTTCTTATTGGATAGTAAAAAAATCCTCAAAGGCCACAGATTAAAAGCTTCAAGTTTCCCAGATTTAGGCAATCACGTCATCTACTTTAACAATCACAACTATTAATTTTTTGCGATTGTATAACAAGACCCACTTTAAATTTGTAAACAGTGGCCATGCatacaattttaattttaattctatATTTTGGggtcattttctttatttgtatCGCAAATTCTTAAAATTTATCGCTAGTTTTATCTCAATCATCAATTTAACTCGACGATTTCCACTTGAGTTTTATTAATTTAGTTGTATTCTTGTGAATTCAATATTTTGACTTTATTAGAAACAAATTTTATAAGTGAAAattcagatatatatatatatatgtatatatatatatgtacatacgTGAGCTAAATGATATGAAACCACATTTTTTTCGTCAGTTTTGCCAACCGCGTTTTTCGCTGCAAAAGATGACTTGACTTTTCCCATTCATTTAATGCACCTTTGCCGACATACATGACTATTAGTCCAATATTCATCTATTTCACCGATTCGAACATCCTGCAAAAATATTAAACACtgtcttgtttgtatatgaCACCAAGAATGACTTGAAGACTATTTAACTTCAAACTTCAAAAGGAATAAAAGGTGGAAATAAATATTAACAATGGATTTTTGCTTGGCCATGTACCAGGAAATGGGAAAAAATAGCTTGAAACTCCCATCACTAAAACAGCGGGAAATGATTGTGAGGAGTTGATATATGATTAATTATAGCCATTAATTAATGGAATTTTGTTTGTCGGAATGAGTATAATAATGTTATGACATTAAATGTTGCAACTAACAATAAATTCTTAAACGAAATTTAATTACATCATAAAACAAAAACTGCGGAAAGATGTTTTGTGAAACGTAAAATTTCAACGAAGAGTTCTTTGACCACCGTACCGTTTTACACATCAAGATCTTTTCGCCATTGCTGAAATCAAAACCCGACCTTTCGCTTTCTCACTGCAAAAAATTGCCCCTTTTTGCACACAAACATTCGCTATATATGATATACAcacaattcatatatataagATACATTCACACAAACTTAGCAGTCATCGGTTGTGTTGAGTGTGAGTTA from the Primulina tabacum isolate GXHZ01 chromosome 8, ASM2559414v2, whole genome shotgun sequence genome contains:
- the LOC142552682 gene encoding fructose-bisphosphate aldolase 3, chloroplastic-like, yielding MACSTAVKFNAASSSWIADQHSINQRSGSAARFPSSRVSVIRAGPYADELIKTAKSIASPGRGILAIDESNATCGKRLASIGLDNTETNRQAYRQLLLTTPGLGDYISGSILFEETLYQSTTGGKKIVDCLRDENIVPGIKVDKGLVPLPGSNNESWCQGLDGLASRSAEYYKQGARFAKWRTVVSIPCGPSALAVKEAAWGLARYAAISQDNGLVPIVEPEILLDGDHPIERTLEVAEKVWAEVFYYLAENNVVFEGILLKPSMVTPGADHKEKASAETIAKYTLTMLKRRVPPAVPGIMFLSGGQSEVEATLNLNAMNQSPNPWHVSFSYARALQNSVLKTWQGRPENIEAAQKSLLVRAKANSLAQLGKYSAEGESEEAKTGMFVKGYTY